One Lysinibacillus fusiformis genomic window carries:
- a CDS encoding RNA polymerase II encodes MKFAMSFFSILALIITGTIFFQYQAYSSNLETGKGEFHYSQEIEIVYRENSLDIRQHFKNLPNQKVKIKWPKNAINPSCFIENEKSCNRLSEEVSYFEIGDTKSQSVSYIIPIEGGLKDKMLIQNVFATLTNGEASYTVMHISTDSKTVGQWITGLPLVGQQQLSLVNYTMFSGNGAVRDIYWQAGNLKVQEKTPVLSIYAQQAISKDFLKSLETLKFLNNEHISIIQETSPAAEHDERLLFLPTLTAQAVEQEVILSQIKSQFTFEDSPAWLQEVVASYLVKETIGSDKTKEIVKTLKEFMTANQELAWQDAIKTLGEEPISPTTMDNLLSDVLDAKTSYFQLNAAQENGTYPLLFEDVRSVYVDGLIKKDVGVIFYEGQTLYTADTLLPHLGYTAGEGQNGYYVNSDKRTFRFPKEPGFYVFNQRRYSTISEPIIKIADHYYVEEAWLQRLFLVELQKSDGRIQVLTQEQK; translated from the coding sequence ATGAAATTTGCAATGAGTTTTTTTTCCATTCTAGCACTAATTATTACAGGCACAATTTTTTTCCAGTATCAAGCGTATTCATCTAATTTAGAAACAGGAAAAGGAGAATTTCATTATTCACAGGAAATTGAAATTGTCTATCGTGAAAACAGTTTAGATATCCGACAGCATTTTAAAAATTTGCCAAATCAAAAAGTGAAGATTAAATGGCCGAAAAATGCTATAAATCCAAGCTGCTTTATCGAAAACGAGAAAAGCTGTAATCGTTTATCAGAAGAAGTATCCTATTTTGAAATAGGCGACACTAAATCACAATCTGTTTCGTACATAATCCCTATCGAGGGCGGCTTAAAAGATAAAATGCTTATTCAGAACGTTTTCGCAACGTTAACAAACGGAGAAGCATCTTATACTGTTATGCATATTTCGACAGATAGTAAAACGGTCGGTCAATGGATAACAGGTTTACCATTAGTAGGACAGCAGCAATTATCACTCGTCAACTATACAATGTTTAGTGGTAACGGAGCGGTACGTGATATTTATTGGCAGGCTGGAAATCTAAAGGTTCAGGAAAAGACTCCGGTTTTATCAATTTATGCACAGCAGGCTATATCAAAAGATTTCTTGAAATCACTGGAAACACTGAAGTTTTTAAATAACGAGCATATTTCCATTATTCAAGAAACAAGTCCTGCCGCGGAACACGATGAACGACTTTTATTTTTACCAACTCTAACTGCTCAAGCAGTTGAACAGGAAGTTATTCTTTCACAAATTAAATCGCAATTTACGTTTGAAGATTCACCAGCATGGTTGCAAGAAGTTGTGGCATCCTATCTAGTGAAAGAAACGATTGGCTCGGACAAGACAAAGGAAATCGTTAAGACCTTAAAAGAGTTTATGACAGCAAACCAAGAGTTAGCATGGCAAGATGCTATCAAAACTCTTGGAGAGGAACCAATTTCTCCTACGACAATGGATAACCTATTATCGGACGTTCTAGACGCCAAAACTTCTTATTTTCAGTTAAACGCAGCACAGGAAAATGGTACGTATCCGTTATTATTTGAAGATGTTCGTAGTGTTTATGTAGACGGCTTAATCAAGAAAGACGTTGGTGTTATTTTTTATGAGGGGCAAACTTTATACACAGCTGATACATTGCTACCACACCTTGGCTATACAGCTGGTGAAGGACAAAATGGATATTATGTAAATAGCGATAAACGTACGTTCCGTTTCCCGAAAGAGCCTGGATTCTACGTGTTCAATCAACGTAGGTACTCCACAATTTCAGAACCAATTATTAAAATTGCGGATCATTATTATGTAGAAGAAGCTTGGTTACAACGGTTATTTTTAGTAGAATTACAAAAAAGTGATGGGCGTATCCAAGTGTTAACACAAGAACAAAAATGA
- a CDS encoding zinc ribbon domain-containing protein encodes MTCQTQDGIKSITIRKWICPVCGISHDRDMNTSY; translated from the coding sequence CTGACCTGTCAAACTCAGGATGGGATAAAGTCAATTACTATTCGTAAGTGGATATGTCCTGTATGTGGTATTTCTCACGATCGAGACATGAATACCAGTTATTAA
- the rsmD gene encoding 16S rRNA (guanine(966)-N(2))-methyltransferase RsmD, which translates to MRVVAGERKGMPLKAIAGNTTRPTTDKVKESIFNMIGPFFDGGLALDLFAGSGGLGIESLSRGIDQAVFIEKDAKAFQVLQENIKKCRYEDHSELFRIDAKRAVKALLKRDLSFKLVFLDPPYHHKEYYDLVQVLVDNDKVQHDGIILCEHAKEVELPHSFGAFLLQRQETYGGTIISVYRCAEEEGE; encoded by the coding sequence ATGAGAGTAGTAGCAGGTGAACGAAAAGGGATGCCGTTAAAGGCAATTGCAGGGAATACGACGAGGCCTACAACAGACAAAGTAAAGGAATCTATCTTTAATATGATTGGTCCATTTTTTGATGGAGGACTAGCACTTGATTTATTTGCGGGAAGTGGAGGACTAGGTATTGAATCTTTAAGCCGTGGAATCGATCAAGCTGTTTTCATTGAAAAGGATGCGAAAGCATTTCAGGTATTACAAGAAAACATAAAAAAATGTCGCTACGAGGATCACTCTGAGCTTTTTCGTATTGATGCTAAACGTGCAGTGAAAGCGCTCTTAAAACGAGATCTTTCGTTTAAACTTGTATTCCTAGATCCACCTTATCATCACAAAGAGTACTATGATTTAGTGCAAGTGCTTGTCGACAATGATAAAGTACAACATGATGGCATTATTTTATGTGAACATGCAAAAGAGGTCGAATTACCACATAGCTTTGGAGCCTTTCTATTACAGAGACAAGAAACATATGGCGGAACGATTATTTCAGTTTATCGTTGTGCAGAGGAAGAGGGAGAGTAA
- the coaD gene encoding pantetheine-phosphate adenylyltransferase, translated as MSEKIAVVPGSFDPVTFGHLDIIKRAADVFDVVYVAVLNNSSKQALFSVEERMTLMAEVTKTLPNVRIESSSGLLIDYAKEKNAIAIVRGLRAVSDFEYEMRITSMNRFLDETIETFFIMTKNQYSFLSSSIVKEVAKYGSDVHELVPICVEQALKEKYGFAN; from the coding sequence TTGTCAGAGAAAATTGCTGTAGTTCCTGGAAGTTTTGATCCTGTGACATTTGGTCACTTAGATATTATTAAACGAGCAGCAGACGTATTTGATGTTGTCTATGTTGCGGTTTTAAATAATTCATCGAAGCAAGCATTATTTTCAGTCGAAGAGCGAATGACGTTAATGGCTGAGGTTACTAAAACATTGCCAAATGTTCGAATTGAAAGTTCTTCTGGTCTTCTGATCGATTATGCAAAAGAAAAGAATGCAATAGCTATTGTCCGCGGTTTACGAGCAGTCTCAGATTTTGAATACGAAATGCGCATAACTTCGATGAACCGTTTTCTTGATGAAACGATTGAAACATTTTTCATCATGACAAAAAACCAATATTCATTCTTAAGTTCTAGCATTGTAAAAGAAGTAGCGAAGTATGGTAGTGATGTCCATGAGCTTGTCCCGATTTGCGTAGAACAGGCGCTAAAAGAAAAATACGGCTTTGCCAACTAA
- a CDS encoding SepM family pheromone-processing serine protease, which translates to MKKKISIYAVFLVVICFLMLYRLDAYIMKPGSAYDVSEFVTVSDGDTDDAGTMSLMTVAMQQATPFTYLWAKTQKYQKLMDINQVRNPLEDDEEYNIRQLKLMSDSQFNAKYVAFQRAGLEAKIHFEGVFVLNVLDGGASDGLLKAGDEIIQVDGQEISNQQMLVELLKDKQIGEQVTIRFVRDKKEQQETIILKEIPRSEERRAGLGITYAESKSIITSPNVAMKTEDIGGPSAGLMFTLEILNQLLDEDLTKGYAIAGTGEMLIDGSVGRIGGIDYKVIAADRDGMEIFFAPDDEISAEMKAKYPELESNYATAVKTAKDIGTKMKIVPVKTVDDAIDYLKQLQPK; encoded by the coding sequence ATGAAGAAAAAAATAAGTATTTATGCAGTGTTTTTAGTCGTGATTTGTTTTTTAATGTTATACCGACTAGACGCGTATATTATGAAGCCTGGAAGTGCATACGATGTTAGTGAGTTTGTCACTGTCTCAGATGGTGATACAGATGATGCAGGAACAATGAGCTTAATGACAGTTGCCATGCAGCAAGCAACACCGTTTACGTATCTATGGGCAAAAACTCAAAAATATCAAAAGTTAATGGATATTAATCAGGTAAGAAACCCATTAGAAGATGATGAGGAATACAATATTCGGCAACTTAAATTAATGTCAGATTCACAATTTAATGCAAAATATGTAGCCTTTCAAAGGGCCGGGCTAGAGGCGAAGATTCACTTCGAAGGTGTTTTTGTATTAAATGTGTTAGACGGCGGTGCTTCGGATGGTCTATTAAAAGCGGGTGATGAAATTATCCAAGTCGATGGTCAAGAAATTAGTAACCAACAAATGCTTGTTGAACTTTTGAAAGATAAGCAAATAGGTGAGCAAGTGACGATTCGGTTTGTTCGTGATAAAAAAGAACAACAAGAAACGATTATCTTGAAGGAAATCCCTAGATCGGAAGAAAGACGAGCTGGCTTAGGTATTACGTATGCAGAGAGTAAATCAATTATTACAAGTCCAAATGTAGCGATGAAAACGGAGGATATCGGCGGGCCTTCAGCTGGCCTAATGTTCACCCTTGAAATATTAAATCAGCTATTGGATGAAGATTTAACAAAAGGCTATGCGATTGCAGGAACTGGTGAAATGTTGATAGATGGATCAGTTGGAAGAATTGGTGGAATTGACTACAAAGTCATCGCAGCGGATCGAGATGGTATGGAGATATTCTTTGCGCCGGATGATGAAATTTCAGCAGAAATGAAAGCAAAGTATCCTGAATTAGAATCTAATTATGCTACTGCTGTGAAGACTGCTAAAGATATAGGTACGAAAATGAAAATTGTACCTGTCAAAACTGTTGATGATGCAATTGATTATTTAAAGCAATTACAACCAAAATAA
- a CDS encoding nucleotidyltransferase — translation MQAVGIVVEYNPFHNGHAYHLEQAKKIAQADIAIAVMSGSFLQRGEPAMVDKWTRTKMALASGVDIVIELPYVYSTAPATDFAKGAISLLSAICCDSFAFGSENGSIQPFMDTYRLIDDHRIEYNALIKENLQTGVSYPKSLHYAYEQLTQKFPATYIDLGQPNNILGFHYVESVNMLGSSIKPLTIPRIAAGYHDALQEGASIASATGIRKALATTGTLQNVREALPNATYEYLHDWYSQFSKFASWETFWPLLQFTIVRHTPSELTRYAEVTEGIEYALVKAAKTSDSFASFMEKIKSKRYTWTRLQRMLTHIYTGFTKVQLKSFKSPSAIRLLGMSSQGQAYLGQHKKDFTLPLISRVAATKDTMLAVDIHATEIYNLSIEHGTQQGKLPKDYQTPPIRF, via the coding sequence ATGCAAGCAGTCGGCATTGTTGTTGAATACAATCCATTTCACAATGGGCATGCTTACCATTTGGAACAGGCGAAAAAAATAGCACAAGCAGATATCGCCATCGCTGTAATGAGCGGATCATTTTTACAGCGCGGTGAACCAGCCATGGTCGATAAATGGACACGCACAAAAATGGCTCTCGCAAGCGGTGTCGATATTGTTATTGAGCTACCTTATGTCTATAGTACCGCACCAGCAACTGATTTCGCAAAGGGAGCGATTTCGTTATTATCCGCAATTTGCTGCGATTCTTTTGCCTTTGGAAGCGAGAATGGCTCTATTCAACCCTTTATGGACACGTATCGATTGATAGATGACCATCGTATCGAATATAACGCACTTATCAAAGAGAACCTACAAACAGGTGTTAGCTATCCCAAAAGTCTACATTACGCCTATGAACAGCTTACTCAAAAATTTCCTGCAACATACATTGATTTGGGACAACCGAACAATATTCTCGGCTTTCACTATGTAGAATCTGTCAACATGCTCGGCAGTAGCATTAAACCACTCACGATCCCACGCATTGCTGCAGGGTATCATGATGCATTACAAGAAGGGGCATCCATTGCAAGTGCTACAGGTATTCGTAAAGCACTTGCAACGACAGGCACTCTGCAAAATGTGCGAGAAGCTCTTCCTAATGCAACCTATGAATATTTACACGACTGGTATAGTCAATTTAGTAAGTTTGCTAGTTGGGAGACTTTTTGGCCATTATTACAATTTACGATTGTGCGGCACACTCCTAGCGAACTAACACGTTATGCCGAAGTAACAGAAGGCATCGAGTACGCACTTGTGAAGGCTGCAAAAACAAGTGATTCTTTCGCAAGCTTTATGGAGAAAATTAAATCAAAACGCTATACTTGGACACGACTTCAACGCATGCTTACACATATTTATACTGGTTTTACAAAGGTGCAACTAAAAAGCTTTAAAAGTCCCTCTGCCATTCGCCTACTTGGTATGAGCTCACAAGGTCAGGCATACTTAGGACAGCATAAAAAGGATTTTACGTTGCCACTAATAAGTCGTGTTGCCGCTACGAAAGACACCATGCTAGCCGTCGATATCCATGCTACAGAAATATATAATTTAAGTATTGAACATGGTACACAACAGGGTAAGCTTCCAAAAGATTATCAAACCCCTCCCATTCGTTTTTAA
- a CDS encoding YceD family protein, producing MKWSIHQLSKYRQDGMPIDAYVQLDEVMERNQDIRAISPVHVKGLCTFGASQMTCQLTVAATLTLPCARTWEDVEFPIEIETVEIFSWIDDEKRGEDGGDIHYIDGEVIDMKPVLEELVLLEVPMQVFKENTEGQVHGGKDWTYATDEDVELHKKTDVPKVDPRLAALAKYFDQTDE from the coding sequence ATGAAATGGTCAATTCATCAATTATCTAAATACCGCCAAGACGGAATGCCAATTGATGCCTATGTACAGTTGGACGAGGTGATGGAGCGAAACCAGGATATTCGAGCAATTTCGCCCGTTCATGTAAAAGGGCTATGTACTTTCGGTGCATCGCAAATGACATGTCAGTTAACTGTGGCGGCAACGTTAACACTTCCATGTGCACGCACGTGGGAAGATGTTGAGTTTCCTATCGAAATTGAGACGGTTGAAATCTTCAGCTGGATTGATGATGAAAAAAGAGGGGAAGATGGCGGAGACATTCACTATATTGATGGTGAAGTAATCGACATGAAGCCAGTTCTTGAGGAGCTAGTGCTTCTTGAGGTACCAATGCAAGTATTCAAAGAGAATACCGAAGGACAAGTGCATGGTGGTAAAGACTGGACTTACGCAACGGATGAAGACGTTGAACTACACAAAAAAACTGACGTACCAAAAGTGGATCCAAGACTAGCTGCTTTAGCTAAGTATTTTGATCAAACAGACGAATAG
- the rpmF gene encoding 50S ribosomal protein L32, producing MAVPFRRTSKTAKRKRRTHFKLSVPGMVACPNCGEAKLSHRVCKACGQYKGKEVVSK from the coding sequence ATGGCTGTACCATTTAGAAGAACTTCTAAAACTGCAAAAAGAAAGCGTCGTACGCATTTCAAACTATCTGTACCTGGTATGGTAGCTTGCCCAAACTGTGGTGAAGCTAAATTATCACACCGTGTTTGCAAAGCTTGCGGACAATACAAAGGTAAAGAAGTAGTAAGCAAATAA
- a CDS encoding enoyl-CoA hydratase/isomerase family protein, with amino-acid sequence MAYTIDNKEGIVTFTINREEKRNAVNDEVMDGLQKVITYIHNHEDVRFLVVTGVGEKSFCSGGDLSEFHSLETEDEAFGMLSKMGKILYDLATLPVPTIALINGAAVGGGCEIATACDFRLVASHAKCGFIQGTLAITSGWGGGTYLFERGLRHDRAMKMLVDAKPYPAELLYEIGWAMRVFEGSKEDALNDFIEHMRKIHPSVHKAYKEIELRKWRERNMYERVMEEVRTCAKLWESEAHHEAVNNFLTKKNNK; translated from the coding sequence ATGGCCTATACAATTGACAATAAAGAAGGCATCGTGACGTTTACGATTAATCGGGAAGAAAAACGTAATGCAGTAAATGATGAGGTTATGGATGGACTTCAGAAAGTAATTACATATATTCACAACCATGAGGATGTTCGTTTTCTAGTTGTTACAGGTGTGGGAGAGAAATCTTTCTGCTCTGGCGGTGATTTGTCAGAGTTTCATTCACTTGAAACAGAGGATGAGGCATTTGGGATGTTAAGTAAGATGGGGAAGATATTATATGATCTTGCAACTTTGCCGGTACCGACGATTGCGTTAATTAATGGAGCAGCCGTAGGTGGTGGCTGTGAGATTGCAACTGCTTGTGATTTCCGCCTAGTAGCAAGTCATGCGAAGTGTGGTTTCATACAAGGAACATTAGCGATTACAAGTGGCTGGGGTGGCGGTACATACTTATTTGAACGAGGTTTGCGCCACGATCGTGCGATGAAGATGCTAGTGGATGCGAAGCCATATCCTGCGGAATTACTATATGAGATTGGCTGGGCGATGCGTGTCTTTGAAGGGTCAAAAGAGGATGCGCTGAATGATTTTATTGAGCATATGCGAAAAATTCATCCTTCAGTGCACAAAGCATACAAGGAAATTGAGCTTCGTAAGTGGCGAGAACGTAATATGTATGAGCGTGTTATGGAAGAAGTGCGCACGTGTGCGAAACTGTGGGAAAGCGAGGCACATCACGAGGCAGTTAATAATTTCCTGACAAAAAAGAATAATAAGTAG
- a CDS encoding transcriptional regulator, giving the protein MELKKRKDQWTKEDDERLAEIVLHNVQNGKTQLEAFEMAAQELGRTKQACGFRWNKTLRGQYSQSLLAVRNQPQQSMRSHLKLALTSFDELTEAYQTLEIKHRELQNEHEKLVKWLQQGYSLMKD; this is encoded by the coding sequence ATGGAACTGAAAAAAAGAAAAGACCAATGGACAAAGGAAGATGATGAAAGATTAGCGGAAATTGTGTTGCATAATGTGCAAAATGGCAAAACACAGCTAGAGGCTTTTGAAATGGCGGCTCAGGAACTAGGCCGTACAAAACAAGCATGTGGTTTCCGATGGAATAAAACGTTACGTGGTCAATATAGTCAGTCACTATTAGCTGTACGAAATCAACCACAGCAATCTATGCGAAGCCATTTAAAATTGGCATTGACAAGTTTTGATGAATTAACGGAGGCCTATCAAACGCTGGAGATTAAGCACCGTGAATTGCAAAATGAACATGAAAAGCTAGTGAAATGGTTACAGCAAGGCTACTCTCTGATGAAAGATTGA
- a CDS encoding ketopantoate reductase family protein, with product MNVVVIGAGAVGQLTASYLAEAAMHVTLVVRRREQADQLNVEQLKRMNVDGTTTVHRIVSTTKLAELMQQDLIIVAVKYGQLQELYGQISVLPSEVPLLFMQNGLAHFDEALRLPQQNIAFSSISFGAQVINNTTVHHRGIGTCKIAVARGNNAVFNKLLQMENPLFPLEFVQNPEQMLFEKAVFNCMINPLTAILHVKNGELLTNKHAFILMQTIYQELKEAFVDLEYTIPFSAVTALCEKTAANTSSMLADRILGKKSEIDTIVGPILRKALTNGHTLPTLRTLYNQMLAIEESGER from the coding sequence ATGAATGTAGTAGTTATTGGAGCGGGGGCAGTCGGTCAGCTAACGGCAAGCTATTTAGCCGAGGCTGCTATGCACGTAACGTTAGTTGTGAGGCGACGAGAGCAGGCAGACCAACTAAATGTCGAACAGTTAAAGCGAATGAATGTTGATGGAACGACAACGGTTCATCGAATTGTTTCAACAACAAAGTTGGCTGAGTTGATGCAGCAGGATTTAATTATAGTTGCAGTTAAATATGGTCAACTACAGGAGCTCTATGGCCAAATATCTGTTCTACCAAGTGAAGTACCATTATTATTTATGCAAAATGGCTTAGCGCATTTCGATGAGGCGCTGCGTTTACCACAACAAAATATTGCCTTTAGCTCTATTTCTTTTGGCGCCCAAGTAATAAATAATACAACTGTTCATCATAGAGGGATTGGTACCTGTAAAATTGCTGTTGCGCGTGGAAATAATGCTGTATTTAATAAGCTCTTGCAAATGGAAAATCCTTTGTTTCCGCTGGAATTTGTTCAAAATCCTGAGCAGATGTTGTTTGAGAAAGCGGTCTTTAACTGCATGATTAATCCATTGACAGCTATTTTACATGTGAAGAATGGGGAGCTTTTAACGAATAAGCATGCATTTATATTAATGCAAACAATCTATCAAGAGCTAAAGGAAGCTTTTGTGGATTTAGAATATACTATACCTTTTTCTGCGGTGACTGCCTTGTGTGAAAAAACCGCGGCGAATACGTCGTCCATGTTAGCAGATCGTATACTTGGGAAAAAAAGTGAGATTGACACGATTGTTGGCCCAATCTTGCGAAAAGCGTTGACAAACGGCCATACTTTACCTACTCTGCGTACGTTGTATAACCAAATGCTAGCGATAGAAGAGAGCGGTGAACGGTAG
- a CDS encoding DUF3397 domain-containing protein, with translation MKDFLHIIISIIIFCPLLLFIIVYLISRKVNIRGTHAFGAASDVTTFWLFFSVPLAIGVLWGVNIGALLVMLAIMLAMVFTYIEWRTKKELEVKPLLRKIWRFLFLVLSSAYFLICLVGLIQSVVEYLRSV, from the coding sequence GTGAAAGATTTTTTACATATAATTATTAGTATCATTATTTTTTGTCCCTTACTGTTATTTATCATTGTCTATTTAATTAGTCGAAAGGTTAACATTCGAGGTACACATGCTTTTGGTGCAGCTTCAGATGTTACTACGTTTTGGTTATTTTTTTCAGTGCCACTGGCAATAGGTGTGCTATGGGGAGTTAATATTGGTGCTCTGCTTGTGATGCTAGCAATAATGCTAGCGATGGTTTTTACATATATTGAATGGCGTACAAAAAAGGAACTTGAAGTAAAACCACTATTACGCAAAATTTGGCGTTTTTTATTTTTAGTTCTAAGTTCAGCTTATTTTCTTATTTGTCTAGTAGGTTTGATTCAATCTGTTGTAGAATATTTACGATCTGTATAA
- the bshC gene encoding bacillithiol biosynthesis cysteine-adding enzyme BshC, which translates to MKLESIQVPVKNRVLADYWSPNTAIHTFFEYEYSDESFKQRVKYLEQQARDQKELTAIIRQFMEPLGLSEKVKEHLQQLEQGAVAVVGGQQAGVLTGPLYSIHKAISVITLAKEQSEKLQRTVVPVFWIAGEDHDLEEINHTYTMHGVELKKRAYSERSRRKTMASTTSLNKESMTQLINTIVKDFGETVHTEGLIKQLVDALNKSETFTDFFARLMNQLFKEEGLLMIDAADVSFRQYESKYFAQIIHHSEAIARLVTAKEAEFERVGYDKPIFATNEAANLFYVKDGERHLLERRHHQFVNLPANIKLSCEELLAIAEKHPEQLSNNVVTRPLMQEMALPVLAFVGGPGELAYWATLKDAFSVLDLQMPIFAPRLNITIITRQVEQLLREYSLTVEDVWNGKAMQLKNQFIADVQDDEAKRQIQTMQRLLLEQYEAFETYLTEQQMSLEKILAKNKENHVKQFEYMQQKVEQTVLGKHETTIRKFTKLQNELYPNDGFQERSYNPYQYINEFGPKLIDEMLGKTYSIGNHHYVLYL; encoded by the coding sequence ATGAAACTGGAGTCAATCCAAGTACCGGTTAAAAATCGTGTGCTAGCAGACTATTGGTCACCAAATACTGCCATTCATACGTTTTTTGAATACGAATATAGTGATGAATCGTTTAAACAGCGAGTGAAATATTTAGAACAACAAGCGCGTGATCAAAAAGAATTAACAGCAATAATCCGTCAATTTATGGAACCGCTTGGTTTATCAGAAAAAGTGAAGGAACATTTACAGCAATTAGAACAAGGAGCTGTTGCGGTTGTCGGTGGGCAACAAGCGGGTGTCTTAACAGGTCCTCTTTACTCCATTCATAAGGCAATTTCAGTCATAACATTAGCGAAAGAGCAAAGTGAAAAACTTCAAAGAACAGTCGTGCCTGTTTTTTGGATAGCTGGTGAAGATCATGACTTAGAAGAGATAAACCACACATATACAATGCACGGTGTGGAGCTCAAAAAACGCGCCTATAGTGAACGTTCAAGGCGTAAAACAATGGCGTCTACCACAAGTTTAAACAAAGAATCTATGACACAATTAATCAATACTATCGTGAAAGATTTTGGTGAAACAGTACACACTGAGGGACTCATCAAACAGCTGGTAGATGCACTAAACAAAAGTGAAACATTTACCGACTTCTTTGCACGATTGATGAATCAATTGTTTAAAGAAGAAGGCTTACTAATGATTGATGCGGCTGACGTGAGTTTCCGACAATACGAAAGTAAGTATTTTGCGCAAATCATTCATCATAGTGAAGCAATTGCAAGATTAGTAACAGCGAAAGAAGCTGAGTTTGAACGTGTTGGCTATGATAAACCGATATTCGCAACGAATGAAGCGGCGAATCTATTCTATGTGAAAGATGGAGAACGCCATTTATTAGAAAGGCGACATCATCAATTTGTTAATTTACCAGCAAATATTAAACTTTCTTGTGAGGAGCTATTAGCAATTGCAGAAAAACATCCTGAACAATTAAGTAATAATGTAGTCACGCGTCCGTTAATGCAGGAAATGGCATTACCGGTATTAGCATTCGTGGGAGGACCTGGGGAGCTAGCTTACTGGGCAACGTTAAAGGATGCCTTTTCGGTGTTAGACTTACAAATGCCTATTTTTGCACCACGACTTAATATTACGATTATCACACGTCAAGTAGAACAACTATTGCGTGAATATAGTTTAACTGTTGAGGATGTGTGGAATGGTAAAGCGATGCAGCTGAAAAATCAATTTATTGCTGATGTACAAGATGATGAAGCGAAACGTCAAATTCAAACAATGCAGCGATTACTGTTAGAGCAATATGAGGCATTTGAGACATACTTAACTGAACAACAAATGTCGCTTGAAAAAATTCTTGCGAAAAATAAAGAAAATCATGTCAAACAATTTGAGTACATGCAACAAAAAGTTGAGCAAACGGTACTTGGTAAACATGAGACGACAATTCGCAAATTTACGAAGCTACAAAATGAGCTATACCCAAATGACGGATTCCAAGAACGATCATATAATCCTTATCAATATATCAATGAGTTTGGACCTAAACTAATTGATGAAATGCTTGGAAAAACATACAGTATCGGAAATCACCACTATGTGCTTTATCTGTAA
- the mraZ gene encoding division/cell wall cluster transcriptional repressor MraZ, translating into MFMGEYQHSVDAKGRLIVPAKFREALGETFVVTRGLDNCLFGYPMDEWRKLEEKLKGLPMTKKDTRAFARFFFSGATEVEIDKQGRINIPSTLVQHAHLVKECVVLGVSNRIEIWAKDAWETYFNESEQSFNEIAENMIGFDF; encoded by the coding sequence ATGTTCATGGGAGAATATCAACACTCTGTTGATGCGAAAGGACGATTAATCGTGCCCGCAAAATTTCGTGAAGCCTTGGGCGAAACGTTTGTAGTGACACGCGGTCTCGATAATTGTTTGTTTGGCTATCCTATGGATGAATGGCGAAAACTCGAAGAAAAATTAAAAGGTTTACCGATGACAAAGAAGGATACCCGTGCATTTGCAAGGTTCTTCTTTTCTGGTGCGACAGAAGTTGAGATAGACAAGCAGGGACGTATTAACATTCCTTCAACCCTCGTACAGCATGCACACCTTGTAAAAGAATGTGTAGTGTTGGGCGTTTCAAATCGAATTGAAATATGGGCTAAAGACGCTTGGGAAACTTACTTTAATGAATCAGAACAATCTTTTAATGAAATTGCAGAAAATATGATTGGCTTTGATTTTTAA